The Peptococcaceae bacterium 1198_IL3148 genome has a segment encoding these proteins:
- a CDS encoding ABC transporter ATP-binding protein, whose product MLSISNLRKTFNPGSVNEKLALAGVSLVLEPGDVVTVIGGNGAGKSTLLNMIAGVFPPDEGTIAIDGQAIENAPEHARASFIGRVFQDPMLGTAASMTIEENLAMAYKRGSKRRLVAGIKRKNRDFFMEQLKQLELGLENRLTSKVGLLSGGQRQALTLLMATLVPPKLLLLDEHTAALDPNTAQKVLELTETIIKKYNLTTLMVTHNMEDALRIGNRTIMMHEGNVILDIKGEKRRRTRVPDLLDMFKKASGHTMANDRMLLAN is encoded by the coding sequence GTGCTGTCAATATCTAATCTGAGAAAGACCTTTAACCCAGGTAGCGTCAATGAAAAGCTGGCGTTGGCCGGAGTTTCGCTGGTGTTGGAACCCGGTGATGTGGTGACAGTGATTGGCGGTAACGGTGCTGGCAAATCCACACTGTTAAACATGATTGCCGGGGTGTTTCCGCCGGATGAAGGTACCATCGCCATCGACGGTCAAGCGATTGAGAATGCACCGGAACACGCCCGGGCATCCTTCATTGGCAGAGTGTTTCAAGACCCGATGTTAGGCACCGCCGCCTCGATGACCATTGAAGAAAATCTGGCCATGGCCTATAAAAGGGGCAGTAAACGCAGGCTGGTGGCCGGCATTAAGCGCAAAAACAGAGATTTCTTTATGGAACAACTGAAACAATTGGAGTTGGGCTTAGAAAACCGCCTTACCTCCAAGGTGGGTTTGCTCTCCGGCGGCCAACGTCAAGCCTTAACACTATTAATGGCCACGCTGGTGCCACCAAAGCTATTGCTTTTGGATGAACATACCGCCGCCCTAGACCCCAACACCGCCCAAAAGGTGTTGGAACTGACCGAAACCATCATTAAAAAGTACAATTTAACCACCTTAATGGTCACCCACAACATGGAGGACGCCCTAAGAATAGGCAACCGAACCATTATGATGCATGAAGGCAATGTGATTCTAGACATAAAGGGCGAAAAGCGCAGAAGAACCCGGGTGCCGGATTTACTGGATATGTTCAAAAAAGCCAGCGGGCACACCATGGCTAACGATAGAATGTTATTGGCAAACTAA
- a CDS encoding ABC transporter permease has translation MAGVLIGVLEQGLLWGMMVLGVYLTFRVLDFPDMTVDGSFTLGAAVAARMIFEGYDPWLATALAITCGVVAGCITGFLHTKLKIAPLLAGILMMLALYSINLRIMGRSMLSLLRMDTIYTDVMALGIPEKLAVIALGVTAVLLIGHLIYTFLQTEIGMAIRATGDNQQMIRSLGVNTDNTKIIGLALANALVALSGSLVAQYQSYADIGMGIGMIAVGLASVIIGEVILGDKTLRRAIIAVLLGSIIYRAVIAFVMRMGLPTTDLKLFTAVLVVIAMSSPIIKEKLSPHRVKPKESGQRAVNI, from the coding sequence TTGGCAGGCGTATTAATAGGCGTATTGGAACAAGGATTATTATGGGGCATGATGGTATTGGGGGTTTACCTCACCTTTAGGGTGTTGGACTTTCCCGATATGACAGTGGACGGCAGTTTTACTTTGGGGGCAGCGGTGGCTGCCCGGATGATCTTTGAAGGTTACGACCCTTGGTTAGCTACCGCGTTGGCAATAACATGCGGGGTAGTGGCCGGATGTATCACTGGTTTTTTACACACCAAATTAAAAATTGCCCCGCTGTTGGCCGGTATATTAATGATGCTTGCGCTGTACTCAATCAACCTGCGCATCATGGGCAGATCAATGCTGTCGTTACTGCGAATGGATACCATTTATACCGATGTGATGGCCCTAGGTATTCCGGAAAAGTTAGCGGTAATAGCCCTGGGCGTGACGGCAGTGCTGTTGATTGGCCACCTTATCTATACCTTTTTACAAACAGAAATTGGTATGGCCATAAGGGCCACCGGCGATAACCAACAAATGATTCGCAGCCTCGGTGTAAACACCGACAACACTAAAATCATTGGTTTAGCCCTGGCCAACGCTTTGGTGGCACTATCCGGTTCGCTGGTGGCCCAGTACCAAAGTTACGCTGACATCGGTATGGGTATCGGTATGATTGCGGTTGGCTTAGCATCGGTAATTATCGGTGAAGTAATTTTAGGGGATAAAACATTGCGGCGGGCAATAATTGCCGTGCTGTTGGGCTCCATTATCTACCGAGCGGTAATCGCCTTTGTAATGCGCATGGGCCTACCCACCACCGACTTAAAATTATTTACCGCGGTGCTGGTGGTAATCGCCATGTCTTCACCCATTATTAAAGAAAAACTTTCACCTCACCGAGTAAAACCAAAGGAGAGTGGTCAACGTGCTGTCAATATCTAA
- the argF gene encoding ornithine carbamoyltransferase has protein sequence MLLLQQNFKGRDLLTLADYSQQELLTILDTAIELKQLKQNNVPTPYLQGKTLAMIFQKSSTRTRVSFEVGMYQLGGQALFLSSKDIQLGRGETVADTARVLSRFVDGIMIRTFAQSDVEELAEYATVPVINGLTDLLHPCQILADLMTVKEHKGQLAGLKLAYVGDGNNIAHSLLLGCSKVGMQVAVASPAGYQPHQTIVERARQAAAQNGVSVDITDDPVAAVTNADVVVTDVWASMGQEQEAAQRAKIFAPYQVNSQLVSHAKADFIFLHCLPAHRGEEVTAEIIDGPHAVVWDEAENRLHAQKAVMALLME, from the coding sequence ATGTTACTGTTACAACAAAATTTTAAAGGTCGGGACTTATTAACCCTAGCCGATTATAGCCAACAAGAGCTATTAACAATATTGGATACCGCCATTGAACTTAAACAACTGAAACAGAATAATGTTCCCACCCCTTACTTACAGGGCAAAACGCTGGCCATGATTTTTCAGAAGTCCTCAACCCGCACCCGGGTATCCTTTGAAGTGGGCATGTACCAATTGGGCGGCCAGGCGCTGTTCTTGTCCAGTAAGGATATTCAACTGGGCCGAGGTGAAACGGTGGCCGACACCGCCCGGGTGCTTTCCCGTTTTGTGGATGGCATTATGATTCGCACCTTTGCCCAAAGTGACGTAGAAGAACTGGCCGAGTATGCCACTGTGCCGGTAATTAACGGTTTAACGGACTTACTTCACCCTTGTCAAATACTGGCCGACTTAATGACCGTTAAAGAACACAAAGGACAGCTGGCGGGATTAAAATTAGCCTATGTCGGCGATGGCAACAACATTGCCCACTCATTATTACTGGGATGCAGCAAAGTGGGAATGCAGGTAGCGGTGGCATCACCGGCGGGTTACCAGCCCCATCAAACGATTGTGGAGCGAGCTCGGCAGGCGGCGGCCCAAAACGGTGTTTCGGTGGACATTACAGACGATCCGGTGGCGGCTGTGACCAATGCCGATGTGGTGGTGACCGACGTTTGGGCCAGCATGGGCCAAGAGCAAGAGGCCGCCCAGCGGGCTAAAATATTTGCCCCTTACCAAGTGAACAGCCAACTGGTTTCCCATGCCAAGGCAGATTTTATATTTTTACATTGCTTACCAGCCCACCGGGGCGAGGAGGTAACGGCAGAAATCATCGATGGTCCCCATGCGGTGGTTTGGGATGAAGCTGAGAATCGCCTGCATGCCCAAAAAGCAGTAATGGCTTTGCTTATGGAATAA
- the carB gene encoding carbamoyl-phosphate synthase large subunit, giving the protein MPIRKDINKVLVIGSGPIIIGQAAEFDYAGTQACKSLKEEGLSVVLVNSNPATIMTDADIADKVYIEPLTWQNLERIIELEKPQGLLPTLGGQTGLNLAVELAEQGVLAKYQVELLGTSLETIKRAEDRELFKDTMQAIGEPVPESTIVESVPAGIDFANQIGYPIIVRPAYTLGGTGGGIAENEDQLVKILHRGLKMSMINQALLERSVAGWKEIEYEVMRDSADNCITICNMENIDPVGIHTGDSIVVAPSQTLADKEYQLLRTAAIKIIRALGVAGGCNIQYALDPNSYRYYVIEVNPRVSRSSALASKATGYPIAKIAAKIAIGLNLDEMVNPVTGTTSACFEPALDYVVTKIPRWPFDKFGSGDRVLTTQMKATGEVMAIDRTFEGSLMKALRSLEIGVDSLQLKGSNSWSEMELEDKLRHADDERIFAVAEAFRRYWTLREVHHLTKIDCFFLEKIKNMVVLEDELRSAGSGPEPELLRRAKTMGFPDSYIGRLIGLTEMEVRELRQHFAIYPTYKVVDTCAAEFASATPYYYSSYDAEDEVAVGKRQKVLVLGSGPIRIGQGIEFDYCSVHSVWGLQQQNIEAIIINNNPETVSTDFDTADKLYFEPLTVEDVLNVIDKEKPLGVVVQFGGQTAINLANELADLGVKILGTPVESIDAAEDREKFERLLQHLNIPQTEGQTATAVEQAVTIAEDLGYPVLVRPSYVLGGRAMEIVYNTTQMIKYMETAVQVSPKHPVLVDKYIRGKEVEVDAIGDGENIFVPGIMEHIERAGVHSGDSIAVYPPQTLTQAEQEQIINNTICIGKALKISGLINIQYVVAKDGVYVLEVNPRASRTVPILSKVTGVPMVQVATRAMLGRTLPQQGYTAKLGPIPKYVAVKAPVFSFEKLGLVETSLGPEMKSTGEVMGVDESFSYAFYKAIIASGMKVVKSGTVLFSVADRDKLEAASVAKLYAALGFKLCATANTTQVLRDSGLEVEFMADPLAAVRSGQVQLVVNTPTKGKVATRKGFKLRRTAAEYKVPCLTSLDTAKVLAMAIKSISQGTIPQPISLHEYKRNLYKYN; this is encoded by the coding sequence ATGCCAATACGCAAAGACATCAACAAAGTACTGGTGATCGGTTCTGGACCAATTATTATCGGTCAGGCGGCAGAATTTGACTACGCTGGCACCCAAGCCTGCAAATCTCTCAAGGAAGAAGGCCTGTCGGTGGTGCTGGTAAATTCCAACCCCGCCACCATCATGACCGATGCCGACATTGCCGACAAAGTATATATTGAACCGTTGACCTGGCAAAACCTGGAGCGTATTATTGAGTTGGAAAAACCCCAAGGGTTGTTGCCCACCTTGGGTGGGCAAACCGGTTTGAATTTGGCGGTGGAATTGGCAGAACAGGGCGTGTTGGCAAAATATCAGGTGGAACTGCTGGGTACTTCACTGGAAACCATCAAACGGGCCGAAGATCGGGAACTGTTTAAGGACACCATGCAAGCCATTGGCGAACCGGTTCCCGAAAGTACCATTGTGGAAAGTGTGCCGGCGGGCATTGACTTTGCCAATCAGATTGGCTACCCCATCATTGTCCGTCCTGCCTACACCTTGGGCGGAACCGGTGGCGGCATTGCTGAAAATGAAGACCAGCTGGTGAAGATTCTACACCGGGGCCTAAAAATGAGCATGATTAACCAGGCGCTACTGGAGCGCAGTGTGGCCGGTTGGAAAGAGATTGAGTATGAAGTGATGCGGGACAGCGCCGATAACTGCATTACCATTTGCAACATGGAGAACATCGACCCCGTCGGCATCCATACCGGGGACAGCATTGTGGTGGCGCCATCCCAAACGTTGGCGGATAAAGAGTACCAGCTGTTGCGAACGGCAGCCATTAAAATCATCAGAGCGCTCGGGGTTGCCGGTGGTTGCAATATTCAGTACGCCCTAGACCCCAACAGTTATCGGTATTATGTCATTGAAGTAAACCCCCGGGTTAGTCGGTCTTCGGCCCTGGCATCTAAGGCCACCGGTTATCCCATTGCTAAAATAGCGGCCAAAATTGCCATTGGTTTAAATTTAGATGAAATGGTGAACCCGGTCACCGGCACCACCAGCGCCTGCTTTGAGCCGGCTTTAGATTATGTGGTCACTAAAATTCCCCGTTGGCCCTTTGATAAGTTTGGCAGCGGTGACCGGGTGCTGACTACCCAAATGAAGGCCACCGGTGAAGTGATGGCCATTGACCGCACCTTCGAAGGTTCTTTGATGAAGGCGCTGCGATCGTTGGAAATCGGCGTAGACAGCCTACAACTTAAAGGTTCAAACAGTTGGTCGGAAATGGAATTGGAAGATAAATTGCGACACGCAGACGATGAGCGGATTTTTGCAGTGGCCGAAGCCTTTCGTCGCTACTGGACACTGCGGGAAGTACATCATCTGACTAAAATAGATTGCTTCTTTTTAGAGAAGATCAAAAATATGGTGGTGCTGGAAGACGAATTGCGGTCGGCTGGCTCCGGCCCAGAGCCAGAATTGTTGCGGCGGGCCAAAACCATGGGCTTTCCGGACAGCTATATTGGCCGACTGATTGGACTGACCGAAATGGAGGTGCGGGAACTGCGGCAGCATTTTGCCATTTATCCCACCTACAAAGTGGTGGACACCTGTGCCGCCGAATTTGCTTCGGCCACCCCCTACTATTATTCCAGTTATGATGCGGAAGACGAGGTGGCGGTCGGTAAACGGCAAAAGGTGTTGGTGTTGGGTTCTGGCCCCATTCGCATAGGCCAGGGAATTGAATTCGATTACTGTTCGGTGCATTCGGTGTGGGGATTGCAACAGCAAAACATTGAGGCCATTATCATTAACAATAATCCCGAGACGGTCAGCACTGACTTTGATACCGCTGACAAACTTTACTTTGAACCCTTAACGGTGGAAGATGTGCTAAATGTCATCGATAAAGAAAAACCGCTGGGGGTGGTGGTGCAATTTGGTGGGCAAACCGCCATTAACCTAGCTAACGAACTGGCGGACTTAGGAGTAAAAATTTTAGGCACACCAGTGGAATCCATTGATGCCGCCGAAGACCGGGAGAAATTTGAGAGGCTGTTGCAACACTTAAACATTCCCCAGACCGAAGGCCAAACTGCCACCGCTGTAGAGCAAGCGGTGACCATTGCTGAGGATTTGGGCTACCCGGTGTTGGTGCGTCCTTCCTATGTATTGGGCGGTCGGGCGATGGAAATTGTCTACAATACCACCCAAATGATAAAATATATGGAAACCGCTGTCCAGGTGTCACCCAAACACCCAGTTTTAGTGGATAAATATATCCGGGGCAAAGAGGTGGAGGTGGATGCCATTGGGGATGGAGAAAACATCTTTGTTCCCGGCATTATGGAACACATTGAGCGGGCTGGCGTGCACTCCGGTGACAGCATTGCCGTTTATCCGCCCCAAACCTTAACCCAAGCTGAACAGGAGCAAATTATAAACAACACCATTTGCATCGGTAAAGCCCTAAAGATTAGCGGCTTAATCAATATTCAATATGTGGTGGCTAAAGATGGGGTCTATGTGTTGGAAGTAAACCCCCGGGCATCCCGGACGGTGCCGATATTGAGCAAAGTAACCGGCGTGCCGATGGTGCAGGTGGCCACCCGGGCGATGCTGGGCAGAACGTTACCCCAACAGGGTTATACCGCCAAACTGGGTCCGATACCTAAATACGTTGCTGTTAAGGCGCCGGTGTTCTCCTTTGAAAAATTGGGCTTAGTGGAAACTTCGCTGGGGCCAGAAATGAAATCCACCGGCGAAGTGATGGGGGTAGATGAATCCTTCAGCTATGCCTTCTATAAAGCCATCATCGCTTCGGGCATGAAGGTGGTGAAAAGCGGCACGGTGCTATTTTCAGTGGCCGATCGGGATAAACTAGAGGCAGCGTCGGTGGCCAAACTTTATGCAGCCCTGGGCTTTAAATTGTGTGCCACCGCCAACACCACCCAAGTATTGCGGGACTCCGGCTTGGAGGTGGAGTTTATGGCCGATCCGCTGGCAGCGGTGCGCAGTGGCCAGGTGCAATTGGTGGTGAATACTCCCACTAAAGGCAAGGTGGCCACCAGAAAGGGCTTTAAGCTCCGCCGGACAGCAGCGGAATATAAAGTACCCTGTCTAACCTCATTGGATACCGCCAAAGTGTTGGCAATGGCCATAAAGAGCATTAGCCAAGGCACAATACCCCAGCCCATTAGTTTGCATGAATATAAAAGGAATTTGTATAAATATAACTGA
- the argH gene encoding argininosuccinate lyase, which produces MKLWGGRFQKTTDQLMEDFHSSISFDQRLYKYDITGSIAHAKMLAKVRVITTQDAEQIVAGLTGILRDIEAGQVEFDVAAEDIHMNVETLLIQRIGDVGKKLHTARSRNDQVALDIRMFMKDEIKQIQQLLKELRITLLDLAEANKGTIMPGYTHLQRAQPITLAHHLLAYVQMFQRDSDRLQDCYRRTDVMPLGSGALAGTTFLLDRHDVAQQLGFANISENTMDGVSDRDFAVEFCAAASLIMMHLSRFCEEIILWSSAEFSFVELDDAYSTGSSIMPQKKNPDAAELIRGKTGRVYGDLMTLLTMLKGLPMAYNKDMQEDKEALFDAVDTVKKCLMVFRPMIATMKVKEKQMAAAAKGGFTNATDLADYLVQKGIPFRQAHEIVGRAVFYCIQNHKALEEMTLAEYQELNEKIEQDVYDAISVEHCVTARQVVGGPAAETVQAAIDAARERL; this is translated from the coding sequence ATGAAATTATGGGGTGGTCGGTTTCAAAAAACCACTGACCAACTGATGGAGGACTTTCATTCCTCCATATCCTTTGACCAACGGTTATACAAATATGACATCACCGGCAGTATCGCCCATGCCAAAATGTTGGCCAAAGTAAGGGTAATTACCACCCAGGATGCGGAGCAAATTGTTGCTGGCTTAACAGGCATTTTGCGCGATATTGAAGCGGGACAAGTGGAATTTGATGTGGCGGCTGAAGATATCCACATGAATGTGGAAACACTGTTAATTCAGCGCATTGGCGATGTGGGTAAAAAACTGCATACCGCCCGCAGTCGCAATGACCAAGTGGCTTTAGACATCCGCATGTTTATGAAGGATGAGATCAAGCAAATTCAACAACTGTTGAAAGAGCTGCGGATAACTTTATTAGATTTGGCCGAAGCCAACAAGGGCACCATTATGCCCGGGTATACCCACCTGCAGCGGGCCCAGCCCATCACATTGGCCCACCACCTGCTGGCCTATGTGCAAATGTTCCAGCGGGACAGCGATCGCCTACAGGACTGCTACAGGCGAACCGACGTGATGCCGCTGGGTTCTGGGGCGTTGGCAGGCACCACCTTCCTGTTGGATCGGCATGATGTGGCCCAGCAGCTGGGTTTTGCTAACATTAGTGAAAACACCATGGATGGGGTTAGCGATCGGGACTTTGCGGTGGAGTTTTGTGCGGCAGCGTCACTGATTATGATGCACCTCAGTCGGTTCTGCGAAGAGATTATTCTTTGGTCTTCCGCTGAATTTAGCTTTGTGGAATTGGACGATGCCTACAGCACCGGTTCCAGCATTATGCCCCAAAAGAAAAACCCAGATGCAGCAGAGCTGATCAGGGGTAAAACCGGTCGGGTATATGGCGATTTGATGACACTGTTAACCATGCTCAAGGGACTGCCCATGGCGTACAATAAAGACATGCAAGAGGATAAAGAGGCACTGTTTGATGCGGTGGACACCGTGAAAAAGTGCCTGATGGTATTCCGGCCGATGATTGCCACCATGAAGGTAAAGGAAAAACAAATGGCGGCAGCAGCTAAGGGTGGATTTACCAATGCCACCGACTTGGCAGACTATTTGGTACAAAAGGGCATTCCTTTCCGCCAGGCCCATGAGATTGTGGGTAGAGCGGTGTTTTACTGCATTCAAAACCACAAGGCTTTGGAAGAAATGACTTTGGCCGAGTATCAAGAGTTGAACGAAAAAATAGAGCAGGATGTTTATGATGCCATCAGTGTGGAGCACTGTGTCACCGCCCGCCAAGTGGTGGGTGGACCAGCAGCAGAAACGGTACAAGCAGCCATTGATGCCGCTCGGGAAAGACTTTAA
- a CDS encoding ABC transporter substrate-binding protein, which produces MKKLLMSLMVLLLALTLAGCGGDEPAPAENASAEQVKLGIIQIVEHKALDAARQGFLDVLAENGYKDGDKLMVDYQNAQSDQSNLQTIANKFVQKDYDLVLAVATPSAMTMANATKDIPILITAVTDPVSAKLVNSIEKPGTNVTGTTDLNPVKDQLQLIKDIVPTVKKVGIIYNSSEVNSQVQVDIADQVAPEMGIELVKVTVTASSEVMQAAQSMVGRVDAFYLPTDNMVISSLPAVMKVAEENKLAVICGESDAVKSGALATIGIDYYQLGRTTGEMALEILNGANPAEMAIQGQTGSDIVINLKTAETTGITVPEEIQAKAKELIK; this is translated from the coding sequence ATGAAAAAGTTACTGATGTCTTTAATGGTGTTACTTTTGGCATTAACATTGGCTGGCTGTGGCGGCGATGAACCGGCCCCGGCTGAAAATGCCAGCGCGGAACAGGTTAAGTTGGGGATCATTCAAATTGTGGAACACAAAGCCTTAGATGCTGCTAGACAAGGCTTTCTGGATGTATTGGCGGAAAACGGTTATAAAGACGGCGACAAGTTAATGGTGGATTACCAAAACGCCCAATCAGATCAATCAAACTTACAAACCATCGCTAACAAATTTGTGCAAAAGGATTACGATTTGGTGCTGGCTGTGGCCACTCCATCAGCCATGACCATGGCCAATGCCACAAAGGATATTCCCATTTTAATTACCGCGGTCACCGACCCAGTAAGCGCTAAGCTGGTGAACAGCATCGAGAAACCGGGCACCAACGTTACCGGTACCACCGATCTCAACCCAGTTAAGGATCAACTGCAATTAATTAAAGATATTGTACCCACTGTTAAAAAAGTAGGTATTATTTACAACTCCAGTGAGGTTAACTCCCAGGTGCAAGTTGACATTGCAGATCAAGTGGCGCCGGAAATGGGAATAGAATTGGTTAAGGTTACGGTAACCGCCAGCAGTGAAGTGATGCAAGCAGCTCAATCAATGGTCGGCCGGGTGGATGCCTTTTACTTACCCACCGACAACATGGTAATTTCCTCTTTGCCAGCGGTAATGAAGGTGGCAGAAGAAAATAAACTGGCGGTAATATGTGGCGAAAGCGATGCCGTTAAAAGCGGGGCGCTGGCCACCATTGGTATCGATTACTACCAATTGGGACGTACCACCGGTGAAATGGCGTTAGAAATTTTAAATGGTGCCAACCCAGCGGAGATGGCCATTCAAGGGCAAACCGGTTCAGACATTGTCATTAATCTAAAGACTGCAGAAACAACCGGCATCACAGTACCAGAAGAAATTCAGGCAAAGGCTAAAGAACTGATTAAATAA
- a CDS encoding argininosuccinate synthase: MEKVVLAYSGGLDTSIIIAWLKENYGYEVIAVTADLGQGEELAPLEEKAKQSGASKLYVEDLREEFVTDYIYPTVKAGAIYEGKYLLGTSMARPLIAKRLVEIAEKEGAVAIAHGATGKGNDQVRFELGIKALNPDLKIIAPWRIWDIKSREDAIDYAEARGIPVPVTKKSIYSRDRNLWHISHEGGDLENPWLGTPDDVLMLTVPPEKAPDKPTIVELEFEQGVPVKLNGEAYGPVEMLEKLNDIGGANGVGIVDMVENRLVGMKSRGVYETPGGAILVAAHKELELLTLDRATLHYKEQLALKYAELVYDGVWFTPLREAMDAFVNVTQQNVTGTVKLKLYKGSISPAGAKSPYSLYNEEFSTFGEDDVYNQADAEGFINLFGLPLTVRALMERKLKK, from the coding sequence ATGGAAAAAGTTGTACTAGCTTATTCAGGCGGTTTGGACACTTCAATTATCATCGCCTGGTTAAAGGAAAACTACGGTTATGAAGTAATTGCGGTGACCGCTGACCTCGGTCAAGGGGAAGAACTGGCTCCGCTGGAAGAAAAGGCAAAACAAAGTGGTGCCAGCAAATTATATGTTGAAGATCTGCGGGAAGAATTTGTCACCGACTATATCTACCCCACCGTCAAGGCTGGTGCCATTTATGAAGGCAAATATCTGCTGGGTACCTCAATGGCTAGACCACTGATTGCCAAAAGACTGGTGGAAATTGCCGAAAAAGAAGGGGCGGTGGCCATTGCCCACGGTGCCACCGGTAAAGGTAATGACCAAGTGCGCTTTGAACTGGGTATTAAAGCTCTGAACCCCGACCTAAAAATTATTGCCCCTTGGCGTATCTGGGATATTAAATCCCGAGAAGATGCCATTGACTATGCAGAGGCCCGGGGAATTCCAGTACCGGTGACCAAAAAAAGTATTTACAGCCGGGATCGCAACCTGTGGCATATCAGCCATGAAGGTGGCGACTTAGAAAACCCTTGGCTGGGCACACCGGACGACGTACTGATGCTCACGGTACCACCGGAAAAGGCCCCAGACAAACCAACCATTGTGGAGCTGGAGTTTGAACAAGGGGTGCCGGTGAAATTAAACGGTGAAGCCTATGGCCCAGTAGAGATGCTGGAAAAATTAAATGACATCGGTGGTGCCAACGGTGTGGGTATTGTGGACATGGTGGAAAACCGCTTGGTGGGCATGAAATCCCGCGGCGTTTACGAAACCCCCGGTGGGGCTATACTGGTGGCAGCTCATAAAGAATTGGAGTTATTGACATTAGACCGGGCCACCCTGCACTATAAAGAACAACTGGCGCTGAAATATGCCGAATTGGTTTACGATGGTGTGTGGTTTACACCGCTACGGGAAGCGATGGATGCCTTTGTTAATGTGACTCAGCAAAACGTCACCGGTACAGTGAAGCTGAAACTGTACAAAGGTAGCATCTCCCCGGCTGGTGCTAAATCTCCATATTCACTGTACAATGAAGAGTTTTCCACCTTTGGCGAGGACGATGTATACAACCAAGCCGATGCCGAAGGGTTTATCAACCTGTTTGGGTTACCATTGACAGTGAGGGCATTGATGGAGCGGAAACTGAAGAAGTAA